Proteins encoded together in one Quercus lobata isolate SW786 chromosome 3, ValleyOak3.0 Primary Assembly, whole genome shotgun sequence window:
- the LOC115982350 gene encoding 60S ribosomal protein L17-2, giving the protein MVKYSREPDNPTKSCKARGSDLRVHFKNTRETAFAIRKLPLVKAKRYLEDVLAHKQAIPFRRFCRGVGRTAQAKNRHSNGQGRWPVKSAKFILDLLKNAESNAEVKGLDVDSLFVSHIQVNQAQKQRRRTYRAHGRINPYMSSPCHIELVLSEKEEPVKKEPESQLTTSKSKKSHALRSGASS; this is encoded by the exons ATG gTGAAGTACTCCAGAGAACCCGACAATCCCACCAAAT CCTGCAAGGCCAGGGGTTCAGACCttagggttcatttcaag AACACTAGAGAGACAGCATTTGCCATCAGGAAGTTGCCATTGGTCAAGGCCAAGAGGTATTTGGAGGATGTTCTGGCCCACAAACAGGCCATCCCCTTTAGACGCTTCTGTCGTGGTGTTGGACGTACTGCTCAGGCAAAGAACAGGCACTCTAATGGACAAGGACGCTGGCCTGTTAAGTCTGCTAAATTCATCCTAGATTTGCTCAAGAATGCAGAGAGTAATGCTGAA GTGAAGGGTTTGGATGTTGATTCACTCTTCGTCTCTCATATTCAAGTGAACCAAGCACAGAAGCAACGGCGTCGTACCTACCGTGCTCATGGAAGAATCAACC CCTACATGTCGTCTCCTTGCCACATTGAGCTGGTTTTGTCCGAGAAGGAAGAACCTGTGAAGAAAGAG CCCGAGTCCCAGTTGACAACTAGCAAATCAAAGAAGTCTCATGCTTTACGTAGTGGTGCTTCGTCTTGA
- the LOC115981066 gene encoding uncharacterized protein LOC115981066 yields the protein MGRGGIMGQRIVGLYPKGSPSRNSRRPRLNLGPRGGLEIVFNQQ from the exons ATGGGACGTGGTGGGAtcatgggccagag AATTGTAGGGCTTTACCCCAAAGGGAGCCCTTCCAGAAATTCTCGAAGGCCTAGGTTGAACCTAGGCCCAAGAGGGGGTTTGGAAATAGTTTTCAACCAGCAATAG
- the LOC115981543 gene encoding probable signal peptidase complex subunit 1: protein MDWQGQKLAEQLMQILLLAFAAVSFGTGYVLGSFQMMMLIYAGGVVLTTLVTVPNWPFFNRHPLKWLDPSEAEKHPKPQQQQAVSSKKKPAKK from the coding sequence ATGGATTGGCAAGGGCAAAAGCTAGCGGAGCAGCTGATGCAGATATTGCTATTGGCATTCGCTGCGGTTTCTTTCGGAACTGGCTATGTATTGGGATCTTTCCAGATGATGATGCTAATATACGCTGGCGGTGTGGTTCTCACCACATTGGTGACAGTCCCCAATTGGCCTTTCTTCAATCGCCACCCGCTCAAGTGGTTGGACCCCAGTGAGGCCGAGAAGCATCCCAAGCCGCAACAGCAGCAGGCAGTGAGTTCAAAGAAGAAACCCGCTAAGAAGTAG
- the LOC115982236 gene encoding small ribosomal subunit biogenesis GTPase RsgA 1, mitochondrial: MPIASISLIRHRAITPAATFLFSSNHNNLLYRFSTLRCFTISAKQQQQKQKPNNVSKKPPPNKNLLRAKHTFRDYSSLAPILSPKEAPPLSQSQAIGTVAAAQANFMRVIVQSEPSRTADVAPPEGSGIGVELLCVVRAVLKKIKRRVLVGDKVLVGSIDWVDRRGMIENVFQRSSEILDPPVANVDHFLVLFSLEQPRLEPFALTRFLVEAESTGIPLTLALNKSELVDEETLVGWKTRLQSWGYEPVFCSVNSKSGLDALAFILKDQTTVVVGPSGVGKSSLINTLRSSHHASDAEEGDNWFDPILGSKWFEEQRIGEVSTRSGRGKHTTRHVSLLPLSGGGYLADTPGFNQPSLMKVTKQSLAQAFPEIQKMLIDNEPTKCSFNNCLHLGEPGCVVKGEWERYPYYFQLLDEIRIREEFQLRTFGTKREGDVRFKVGEMGVKQAEPRLEPKKHRRKSRKSINQSILDGLDELDDDDNLDMENDPILRAMKENQ; encoded by the exons ATGCCGATCGCTTCCATTTCACTCATCCGCCACCGCGCCATTACACCGGCCGCCACTTTTCTCTTCAGCTCCAACCACAACAACCTCCTCTACCGGTTCTCGACTCTCCGATGCTTCACAATCTCagccaaacaacaacaacaaaagcaaaaaccCAACAACGTCTCGAAGAAGCCACCGCCGAACAAGAATCTCCTTAGAGCCAAACACACCTTCAGAGACTATTCCTCCTTAGCCCCAATCCTCTCTCCCAAAGAGGCCCCTCCACTCTCCCAATCCCAAGCCATCGGCACCGTCGCCGCCGCTCAGGCCAACTTCATGCGCGTCATCGTCCAATCCGAGCCTTCTAGAACCGCCGACGTGGCTCCTCCGGAAGGTTCTGGAATCGGAGTGGAGTTGCTGTGCGTGGTGAGGGCGGTGCTGAAGAAGATAAAGAGGAGAGTGTTGGTTGGGGACAAGGTGCTGGTTGGGTCCATTGATTGGGTTGACCGGAGGGGCATGATTGAGAATGTGTTTCAGAGGAGCTCGGAGATTTTGGACCCTCCGGTGGCCAATGTGGACCATTTCTTGGTGCTTTTCTCGTTGGAGCAGCCGCGGCTCGAGCCTTTTGCGCTCACTAGGTTTCTTGTTGAGGCCGAGTCCACTGGAATTCCGCTCACGCTCGCATTGAACAAGTCGGAGCTTGTGGATGAAGAG ACACTAGTTGGATGGAAGACTAGGCTACAGAGTTGGGGCTATGAACCAGTGTTTTGCAGTGTTAACTCCAAATCTGGGCTTGATGCTCTTGCCTTTATTTTGAAAGATCAGACAACTGTAGTTGTTGGTCCAAGTGGAGTTGGGAAGTCTAGTCTGATTAATACTCTGAGAAGCAGCCACCATGCTTCTGATGCAGAAGAAGGGGATAATTGGTTTGATCCT ATTCTGGGCAGCAAGTGGTTTGAGGAACAGCGTATTGGGGAAGTTTCAACTCGAAGTGGCAGAGGGAAGCATACTACTCGCCATGTTTCTTTGCTTCCATTGTCAGGAGGGGGTTATCTTGCTGATACTCCGGGGTTTAACCAGCCAAGTTTGATGAAAGTAACAAAACAATCCCTTGCACAAGCTTTCCCTGAG ATCCAGAAGATGCTCATTGACAATGAGCCCACAAAATGTTCATTCAATAATTGCTTGCATCTCGGTGAACCAGGGTGTGTTGTGAAAGGGGAATGGGAAAGATACCCATACTATTTTCAACTTCTTGATGAAATCAGAATCAGGGAGGAATTCCAGTTGAGGACATTTGGAACCAAAAGAGAGGGTGATGTAAG GTTCAAGGTTGGAGAAATGGGTGTTAAGCAAGCGGAACCGCGTTTGGAGCCTAAGAAGCATAGGCGAAAATCTCGTAAGAGCATCAACCAGTCAATACTAGATGGTTTGGATGAGCTTGATGATGACGACAACTTAGATATGGAAAATGATCCGATTCTGAGGGCAATGAAGGAAAATCAGTAG